A region of Spiribacter roseus DNA encodes the following proteins:
- the metK gene encoding methionine adenosyltransferase: protein MGSQYLFTSESVSEGHPDKVADQISDAILDAILADDPSARVACETLVKTGMVIVAGEITTSAWIDLEDLVRQRITEIGYNNADVGFDGVTCAVLNAIGKQSPDINQGVDRASPEEQGAGDQGMMFGYACRETDVLMPAPITYAHRLVKRHSDIRRNGVLPWLRPDAKSQVSFVYEQGRPVAVDTIVLSSQHDETVSAADLREAIMEEIIRPVIPAEWISDRTRFFINPTGQFVIGGPVGDCGLTGRKIIVDTYGGMARHGGGAFSGKDPSKVDRSAAYACRYVAKNIVAAGLAEKCEIQVAYAIGVAEPMSIFIDTFGTGRIAEDRLVELVRAHFDLRPYGILRMLDLVRPIYQPTASFGHFGREEDTFTWERTDRAEGLREAAGL, encoded by the coding sequence ATGGGCAGTCAGTACCTCTTCACGTCGGAATCGGTCTCGGAAGGCCATCCCGACAAGGTCGCCGATCAGATCTCCGACGCCATTCTCGACGCCATCCTCGCGGATGACCCCTCGGCGCGCGTCGCCTGCGAGACTCTGGTCAAGACCGGGATGGTCATCGTCGCCGGCGAGATCACCACGTCGGCCTGGATCGATCTCGAGGATCTGGTCCGCCAGCGCATCACCGAAATCGGCTACAACAACGCCGATGTCGGGTTCGATGGCGTCACCTGCGCGGTGCTCAACGCCATCGGCAAGCAGAGCCCCGACATCAACCAGGGCGTCGACCGCGCCTCGCCCGAGGAACAGGGCGCCGGCGACCAGGGCATGATGTTCGGCTATGCCTGCCGCGAGACCGATGTCCTCATGCCCGCCCCGATCACCTACGCCCACCGGCTGGTCAAGCGCCACAGCGACATCCGCCGTAACGGCGTGCTGCCGTGGCTGCGGCCCGATGCCAAGTCCCAGGTGAGCTTTGTCTATGAGCAGGGCCGGCCCGTGGCGGTGGACACCATCGTGCTGTCGAGCCAGCACGATGAGACGGTCTCGGCGGCGGACCTGCGCGAGGCGATCATGGAAGAGATCATCCGCCCGGTGATCCCGGCGGAGTGGATCAGTGACCGGACGCGGTTTTTCATCAACCCCACCGGCCAGTTCGTGATCGGCGGGCCGGTCGGCGACTGCGGCCTCACCGGGCGCAAGATCATCGTCGACACCTATGGCGGCATGGCCCGGCACGGCGGCGGGGCCTTCTCGGGCAAGGACCCGTCCAAGGTGGACCGCTCGGCGGCCTACGCCTGCCGCTACGTGGCCAAGAACATCGTCGCCGCCGGCCTGGCCGAAAAGTGCGAGATCCAGGTGGCCTACGCCATTGGCGTCGCCGAGCCGATGTCGATTTTCATCGACACCTTCGGCACCGGGCGGATCGCCGAAGACCGGCTGGTGGAACTCGTGCGGGCGCACTTCGATCTACGCCCCTATGGCATCCTGCGGATGCTTGATCTGGTGCGGCCGATCTATCAGCCCACCGCCAGCTTCGGCCACTTCGGCCGCGAAGAGGATACATTCACCTGGGAGCGGACCGACCGGGCCGAGGGCCTGCGCGAAGCGGCCGGGCTGTAA
- the tkt gene encoding transketolase yields MTTRRELANAIRALSMDAVQAAQSGHPGAPMGMADIAEVLWNDFLRHNPANPHWPNRDRFVMSNGHGSMLVYSLLHLTGYDVPMEALRQFRQLDSGTPGHPEVGDTPGVETTTGPLGQGLANAVGMALAEHILAGQFNRPGHPLVDHFTYCFLGDGCLMEGISHEACSLAGTLGLGKLVAVYDDNGISIDGKVRQWFTDDTPARFRAYGWHVVEAVDGHDAEAVRAAIETARTVTDRPSLICAKTTIGFGAPNVCGTHGVHGAPLGDDEIQASREFLGWDHPPFEIPDSIYDRWDARARGNAAEAQWRQTLAAYREAHPELAADFERRMAGELPSTFAAHAQAFIEKAQAEGGDDASRKHSQAVLNGFGPHLPELTGGSADLTGSNNTWWKDCSAVSAEDPGGNYLFYGVREFGMTAIMNGMALHGGLIPYAGTFLVFSDYARNAVRMAALMGVRSILVYTHDSIGLGEDGPTHQPIEQLPALRLIPNLDVWRPCDLTETAVAWQMALTRSDGPSAMALSRQKLPHQSRQNDEIEGIRRGGYILREPAVEPQGIIMASGSEVGMAMDAADALEARGHAIRVVSVPCLERFLAQPAAYRESVLPAAIQARAAVEAAQPDSWRALVRHDVGLVGLRQFGASAPGDRVYEHMGLTTDAVVSALEQQLEQ; encoded by the coding sequence ATGACCACCCGCCGCGAGCTCGCGAACGCCATCCGCGCCCTGTCTATGGACGCCGTCCAGGCCGCCCAGTCGGGGCATCCCGGCGCCCCGATGGGCATGGCCGACATCGCCGAAGTGCTATGGAACGATTTCCTGCGGCACAACCCCGCCAACCCGCACTGGCCCAACCGCGACCGGTTCGTGATGTCCAACGGCCACGGTTCGATGCTGGTCTACTCGCTGCTGCACCTGACCGGCTATGACGTCCCCATGGAGGCGCTGCGGCAGTTCCGCCAGCTCGACTCGGGTACCCCCGGCCATCCCGAGGTGGGCGACACCCCGGGCGTTGAGACCACCACCGGCCCGCTGGGTCAGGGGCTGGCCAACGCGGTGGGCATGGCGCTTGCCGAACACATCCTTGCAGGGCAGTTCAATCGGCCCGGTCATCCGCTGGTGGACCACTTCACCTACTGCTTCCTCGGCGACGGCTGCCTGATGGAGGGGATCTCCCACGAGGCCTGCTCGCTGGCCGGCACGCTGGGGCTGGGCAAGCTGGTGGCGGTGTACGACGACAACGGCATCTCCATCGACGGCAAGGTGCGGCAGTGGTTTACCGACGACACCCCGGCGCGGTTCCGTGCCTACGGCTGGCATGTGGTCGAAGCGGTGGACGGCCATGATGCCGAGGCGGTGCGCGCCGCCATCGAGACCGCCCGCACGGTCACCGACCGGCCGTCGCTGATCTGTGCCAAGACCACCATCGGCTTCGGTGCTCCCAATGTCTGTGGCACCCATGGCGTGCACGGTGCGCCCCTGGGCGATGACGAGATCCAGGCCAGTCGGGAGTTCCTGGGCTGGGATCACCCACCCTTCGAGATCCCCGACAGCATCTACGATCGCTGGGACGCCCGTGCCCGCGGCAACGCCGCCGAGGCGCAGTGGCGCCAGACGCTGGCCGCCTACCGCGAAGCGCATCCCGAACTGGCCGCCGATTTCGAGCGCCGGATGGCCGGCGAGCTGCCCTCGACCTTCGCCGCGCATGCCCAGGCCTTCATCGAGAAGGCCCAGGCCGAGGGCGGCGACGATGCCAGCCGCAAGCACTCGCAGGCGGTGCTCAACGGCTTTGGCCCGCATCTGCCCGAGCTCACCGGTGGCTCCGCCGATCTCACCGGCTCAAACAACACCTGGTGGAAGGACTGCTCGGCGGTGAGCGCCGAGGACCCGGGCGGCAATTACCTGTTCTACGGGGTGCGCGAGTTCGGCATGACCGCGATCATGAATGGCATGGCGCTGCATGGCGGGCTCATCCCCTACGCCGGGACGTTCCTGGTGTTCTCCGATTATGCCCGCAACGCGGTGCGCATGGCGGCGCTGATGGGGGTGCGCAGCATCCTGGTCTACACCCACGACTCCATCGGTCTGGGCGAGGACGGGCCCACCCATCAGCCCATCGAGCAGCTCCCCGCCCTGCGCCTGATCCCCAATCTGGATGTCTGGCGGCCCTGCGATCTCACCGAAACCGCCGTGGCCTGGCAGATGGCGCTGACCCGCAGCGATGGGCCCAGCGCGATGGCGCTGTCGCGACAGAAACTGCCCCACCAGTCGCGTCAGAACGATGAGATCGAAGGCATCCGCCGGGGCGGGTATATACTGCGCGAGCCGGCGGTCGAGCCCCAGGGCATCATCATGGCCAGTGGCTCGGAGGTGGGCATGGCCATGGACGCGGCCGACGCCCTCGAGGCCCGGGGACATGCCATCCGCGTGGTCTCGGTGCCGTGCCTCGAGCGGTTTCTGGCGCAGCCCGCCGCCTATCGCGAATCGGTCCTGCCGGCGGCCATCCAGGCCCGGGCGGCGGTGGAAGCGGCACAGCCCGACAGCTGGCGGGCGCTGGTGCGCCACGACGTGGGACTGGTCGGACTGCGTCAGTTCGGCGCATCGGCGCCGGGTGATAGGGTCTATGAACACATGGGGCTGACCACCGATGCCGTGGTCAGCGCGCTTGAGCAGCAATTAGAGCAATAA
- the gap gene encoding type I glyceraldehyde-3-phosphate dehydrogenase: MAIKVGINGYGRIGRNVLRALYENGRSDEIRVVAINDLGDAETNAHLTRVDTAHGRFPGTVEVSNGNLVVNGDEIRVMAERDPAQLPWGELGVDVVMECTGLFASKEKASAHLQAGARKVLISAPGGSDVDASVVFGVNHDVLRADHQVVSNASCTTNCLAPLVKPLNDAIGIEQGLMTTIHAYTNDQVLTDVYHKDLRRARSATMSQIPTKTGAAAMVGLVLPELDGRLDGYAMRVPTINVSSVDLSFIASRDTDVDEVNRVVREASEGALKGVLAYSDGPYVSVDFNHDAHSSTFDATLTKVSGRLVKACAWYDNEWGFSNRMLDTALAMMKAK; this comes from the coding sequence ATGGCGATCAAGGTAGGAATCAACGGTTATGGCCGCATCGGCCGTAACGTGCTGCGGGCACTCTACGAAAACGGCCGCAGCGATGAGATCCGCGTCGTGGCCATCAACGACCTGGGCGATGCCGAGACCAACGCCCACCTGACCCGCGTTGATACGGCCCACGGCCGCTTCCCGGGCACGGTCGAGGTCAGCAACGGCAACCTGGTCGTCAACGGTGACGAGATCCGGGTGATGGCCGAGCGCGATCCGGCCCAGCTGCCCTGGGGCGAACTGGGGGTCGATGTGGTCATGGAGTGCACCGGGCTGTTCGCCAGCAAGGAGAAGGCCTCGGCGCATCTGCAGGCGGGTGCGCGCAAGGTGCTGATCTCCGCGCCCGGCGGTAGCGACGTCGACGCCTCGGTGGTGTTCGGCGTCAACCACGACGTGCTGCGCGCCGACCATCAGGTGGTCTCCAATGCTTCGTGCACCACCAACTGCCTGGCGCCGCTGGTCAAGCCGCTGAATGATGCCATCGGTATCGAGCAGGGGCTGATGACCACCATTCACGCCTACACCAACGATCAGGTCCTCACCGACGTCTACCACAAGGATCTGCGCCGGGCGCGCAGCGCGACCATGTCGCAGATCCCCACCAAGACCGGTGCCGCGGCCATGGTCGGCCTGGTGCTGCCTGAGCTCGACGGCCGGCTGGATGGCTACGCCATGCGCGTGCCGACCATCAACGTCTCGAGCGTGGATCTGTCGTTCATCGCCTCGCGGGATACCGATGTCGACGAGGTCAACCGCGTGGTCCGCGAGGCCAGCGAGGGGGCGCTCAAGGGCGTGCTGGCGTACAGCGACGGGCCCTATGTGTCGGTGGACTTCAACCACGACGCGCATTCCTCGACCTTTGACGCCACCCTGACCAAGGTCAGCGGCCGGCTGGTCAAGGCCTGTGCCTGGTATGACAACGAGTGGGGCTTCTCCAACCGGATGCTCGATACCGCACTGGCCATGATGAAGGCCAAATAA